Genomic segment of Aliarcobacter trophiarum LMG 25534:
ATACGGTGCTTGTTGTCTATTATTATAAGAGTTATATTGTTGATTATTATTGTATTTATCATATGAATCTCTATCTTCATTTTTCGCAAAATTTGATTGTTGATTTGTCTGATAACTTGAACTCTTTTCTATAATTTTATCTAATTCTCCTCTATCAAGCCAAACTCCTCTACATGATGGACAATAATCAATTTCAACACCTTGTCTTTCACTCATTACTAATTCTATATCTTTGCAAATAGGACATTTCATTATAATACTCTTTTATTTAATTTTATAATTGGAAATATACTTGACCCAAACTTATAGCTTCATCATTTGGGCTATATTTCTCTCCTAAATAAACATCTCTATTCATTTTATTAAGCTCTTTTAATAAAATCTCCACTAAAGTTCTGTTTTGAAATACTCCACCACATAAAATTATTGGCATCCCTTTATAACTATTGGAAATATCAATAACCATATTTACAACTGTATTTATAAATTTTGAAGCAATAGCTTTTTTATCTTTTTTACTCTCTTCTTTTACAATCTCTTTTATCATTTTTGAAAAATCAATAATATTATCGACAATCTCATAAGAGAAAAACTCTTTTATATTCTCATTATATAAATTTTCTATACAAAGACCAGTTTCTCCTTCATACTCTTGTATATGTAAAATATTAGCAAGTGAACAAACTGCATCAAACAATCTCCCAAGAGAGCTTGTAAGTGGTGAGTTTAAACTTTTCTGCCAAAGTGTATATAATGTTTTTATCTCTTCTTTTTCAAATAAATTCAAGCAAGATAGATTTAAATTTAAAACTTCTTCTAATGTAAAACTATCAAAAAGCAGTGATAATGCAACTCTTTTTGGCTCTTTTATAGCTAGTTCTCCCCCTAAAAGTTTAAAATATTTTAGATGATAAGCTCTTTTATACTCTTTTGAATTTGCAATAAATACTTCGCCTCCCCAAATATTTTTATCATCCCCATATCCTGTCCCATCAAAAACAAAGGCTAAAACATCTTCTTTTATAGAGTTTTCTGCTAAAACTGCCAAAACATGTGCATAGTGATGTTGTACTTGAACTAATTTTAAATTTGGATTTTTATGCTTTAACTCAAAAGCAAATTTTGTACTCTCATATTTTGGATGTTTATCACAGACAATAATTTCAGGTGTAAAATCATAGAAACAGAGGAAATTTTCTACGGTTTTTTTATAGTTTTCTATTGAAGCAATAGAATCTAAATCCCCCAAATATGGAGTTGTAATAATTTTATTATCAAAAGCTATACTAAAAGTTGATTTTTGATTTGCACCTAAACTTAATATTTTCTTACTAAATCTACTATTGACTTTTAAACTATTTGGAGCATAGCCTCTACTATTTCTAAGTTTTATTATTTTTTCATCAGTAGTAACTTGCACTATTGAATCATCACAACTATTTAATATCTCTCTATTATAATCAAGTACAAAATCAACTAAATTATTCAGTTTTAAAAAAATATCCTCTTTTGCTGTGATTATTGGTTCACCTTTTAAATTTGCACTAGTTGCAATAATTGGCTTAAATAGGTTTTCAAATAAAATATAGTGTAAAGCACTATTTGGTAAGAAACAACCAATTCTTTTTATATTTGGGGCTACAAGATTTAATAAATCTCTATTATCTTTTTTTTCTAATAAAACTATTGGTCTTTGTTTTGAACTTAAAATATTTTCCTCTATTTGTGAACATATAGCATACTCTTTTAAGAAATTTATATCTTTAAACATAACAGCAAAAGGTTTTGTAGCCCTTTTCTTAAACTCTCTTAGCTTTATTATAGTTTTATTATTTGAGGCATCACAAACTATATGAAATCCTCCCATACTTTTTATTGCTAAAATTTTTCCATCATTTATATATTTTGAAGCTAAATTTATAGCATCTATTTTTGATGCAATTAAAGTTTTATTATTGTTATATAAAAAAGTTGTTGGTCCACACTCATCACATGAAATTGCTTGTGCATGGTATCTCCTATTTATTGGATTTTCAAACTCATTTTGACACTTTTTACAAAGATAAAAATCCTTTAAAGCACTGTTTTCTCTATCATAAGGAATAGTTTTGGTTATGGAGTATCTAGGACCACAATTTGTACAGTTTGTCAAAGGGTATAAATATCTAAAATTATTTTTATCAAAAATATCATCTATACAATCTTCACAAATAGCTATATCACTAGGAATTGTAGTTGTTTTATTATCAGAACTATTACTATTTTCTATTTTAAACTCAGAAAATTGTTTATTCGAATCTTCTATTTTAATATCATCAATAACAGCAAGAGGTGGAGGATTATTTTTTAACTCTTCTAAAAAACTAAAAATATCATTAGTCTCTCCAAAGACTTCTATATTTACGCCAATATTATCATTATTTACATAACCATAAAGATTGTGTTTTATTGCTAAATTATATACAAAAGGACGAAATCCAACCCCTTGAACAGTTCCATAAACTCTTATTTTCTTACTTATATGTAATCCATTGCATACTCTTTTGGTAAGATTATATTATATTTTTTACTAAGTTCTTTATAAACCTTATGGAAAATTTGTCTATTTGAAAAAATATTCCCACATAAAACTATATCTTTTGCTTTTGTTTTTCTTGCTATTTCTCTTAAGTAATCTATTAAAAATTCACCTAAAAATTCATAAAAAGAGAAACTAAGTATCTCATTTGAAACATCCGCCATTTTATACGACATAACTGATTGAATAACTCTTCTATAATCTAAATAGTTTTTATTATCAATTTTAATTAATTTCATATCAATTTGTAAAGCATCAACATAGCCACTATTTAGAGCTAAATCTTCAAAATCTTTTACTTCTTCTAAGTTTAAAAGTTTAGTTATAGTTTCTAGGATAGTATAAAAACCACTGTTTTGTGAAAGTTTTATATCTTTCGTATAAGGAAATTTCTTTAAAAAGTTATCAACCAACCTTCTACAATTTTCATCCATACAAGATATATCTTCCAAAATTTGGTTCATATTAGATTCAATATCTGGAATATATATTACTCTTTTTTCTTCTTCATTTACAACTCTTATATCTACAAAACTATTTTTAGAATTCAATGAAAAATAAGCTCCAATAGAGTTTTTATCTAAAAGATTATGCTCATGTAAAACTGCATTATAAATATTTGAAAAAGAGTTTAAATATTCACTACTTGAATTAAAAACTATATCTTTTTTATAATCATATTTTGGATACAAAGTTTCATCATCACAAATAATGAGATTTACTCCTTCAAAACTAGAGGCTTTTAACTCATCTTTTTTAGTTGTATATAAAATATAATCAATATTTTGTTCTTTTAATGCTTTTGACAGCTCAACTTCTTTAAAAGAGTTTACAACTCTTGTAAAAATATAACCACTCTTTGAAATATTTTCATCTATATTTTTTAGTTTTAATTTAACTAAAGGTCTTTCAATTGAACATAAAAGATTTAGTTCATCATTTTCTATAATAAATAAATCATTTAAAACTCTACTATTTATAAGTAACAATTTTATCTCTAGATCACTCTTTAAAAACTCTTTTATTATCTCTTTATTTGGTAAAAATAATTTTAACTCTTCAAACTCAATAAGCTTATTTTTGTTTAACTCTACAATTTGGCTTAAATAATCAAAATTAGAATTTTCTAAAATTCTTTTAACTTTTATATTTGTTAAAATCTCAAAATTCTCTTTTATATTTTTATCTTCTAATTCTTTGTCATTTTCATCGAAATCTTCAATCAAGTAAGATTTCTTTAAAAACATAGAATAAGGAAGATTTGTCTCTAAATTTGAGAAAAGCTTTTCAATATTTTTAAGCTCATCATCAATAAATATTAGAATAAACCCAAAATATTGTTTTGTATTTGCATTTATATTTGAGTAATTTATAACCTCATCTATTAATCTTTTAAAATAAAAAGAAGTT
This window contains:
- the hypF gene encoding carbamoyltransferase HypF, whose protein sequence is MSKKIRVYGTVQGVGFRPFVYNLAIKHNLYGYVNNDNIGVNIEVFGETNDIFSFLEELKNNPPPLAVIDDIKIEDSNKQFSEFKIENSNSSDNKTTTIPSDIAICEDCIDDIFDKNNFRYLYPLTNCTNCGPRYSITKTIPYDRENSALKDFYLCKKCQNEFENPINRRYHAQAISCDECGPTTFLYNNNKTLIASKIDAINLASKYINDGKILAIKSMGGFHIVCDASNNKTIIKLREFKKRATKPFAVMFKDINFLKEYAICSQIEENILSSKQRPIVLLEKKDNRDLLNLVAPNIKRIGCFLPNSALHYILFENLFKPIIATSANLKGEPIITAKEDIFLKLNNLVDFVLDYNREILNSCDDSIVQVTTDEKIIKLRNSRGYAPNSLKVNSRFSKKILSLGANQKSTFSIAFDNKIITTPYLGDLDSIASIENYKKTVENFLCFYDFTPEIIVCDKHPKYESTKFAFELKHKNPNLKLVQVQHHYAHVLAVLAENSIKEDVLAFVFDGTGYGDDKNIWGGEVFIANSKEYKRAYHLKYFKLLGGELAIKEPKRVALSLLFDSFTLEEVLNLNLSCLNLFEKEEIKTLYTLWQKSLNSPLTSSLGRLFDAVCSLANILHIQEYEGETGLCIENLYNENIKEFFSYEIVDNIIDFSKMIKEIVKEESKKDKKAIASKFINTVVNMVIDISNSYKGMPIILCGGVFQNRTLVEILLKELNKMNRDVYLGEKYSPNDEAISLGQVYFQL
- a CDS encoding TFIIB-type zinc ribbon-containing protein, which gives rise to MKCPICKDIELVMSERQGVEIDYCPSCRGVWLDRGELDKIIEKSSSYQTNQQSNFAKNEDRDSYDKYNNNQQYNSYNNRQQAPYKKKKEGFLSEIFDFDF
- a CDS encoding Kae1-like domain-containing protein, encoding MKLIYKIEYNSTSFYFKRLIDEVINYSNINANTKQYFGFILIFIDDELKNIEKLFSNLETNLPYSMFLKKSYLIEDFDENDKELEDKNIKENFEILTNIKVKRILENSNFDYLSQIVELNKNKLIEFEELKLFLPNKEIIKEFLKSDLEIKLLLINSRVLNDLFIIENDELNLLCSIERPLVKLKLKNIDENISKSGYIFTRVVNSFKEVELSKALKEQNIDYILYTTKKDELKASSFEGVNLIICDDETLYPKYDYKKDIVFNSSSEYLNSFSNIYNAVLHEHNLLDKNSIGAYFSLNSKNSFVDIRVVNEEEKRVIYIPDIESNMNQILEDISCMDENCRRLVDNFLKKFPYTKDIKLSQNSGFYTILETITKLLNLEEVKDFEDLALNSGYVDALQIDMKLIKIDNKNYLDYRRVIQSVMSYKMADVSNEILSFSFYEFLGEFLIDYLREIARKTKAKDIVLCGNIFSNRQIFHKVYKELSKKYNIILPKEYAMDYI